In Gambusia affinis linkage group LG20, SWU_Gaff_1.0, whole genome shotgun sequence, the genomic window GTACTGATACCAGCGAGTTGTTTTGCCATACCAAAAATGGCGGCTTGCGTTTGCGCACCCCGAGATTTTGCCTATTGCGCGTGCGCCTCTTGCCACGTCTAAATTGACTGCTTGTCACGTCACGACGGTTTGCTCTACCTCTGAGTGCTACGAGGGCAACTGAGCTTCCTCCAATGTAATTatcttctttgtgtttattataCATTTGATATATTTGTATTGCTGTGCGAATGACACTCCCAGAAACTCAGAGGCACAGTACATGTAGAGTAAACCATCGACGAAGCGACACCATGGAGGTCGTGGACAGTCCGCTAAACCTGGTAAGTTCCCATCTTGATGTTGCAATAACAAGCTAATGTAACATTCACCGTGTTAGCATGGTGACATGTTAACATGTTAACTGACCGACACGGTGTCTGTCGTATAGGTTTTAAATACCTTACAAGGACTTACTGTATAGTACTTACTGTACTATCATGTTTGTTTCGGTTGTGGGTCAAGTGTACTGCTTGTATAGGCATATTTGCTATTATAGTAGCAATATTCGTCGCACAcgtttaatgtttttgtgtcattaaaCGACTTCAATCTTTTTCCTATCAGGCAACCAAAACCAATTATGTGAGCTGCTAAATACAGTCACAGCGGTTTGGATTTCTGATATGCTAATGCTTATGAGGAGTAAAGGGAACttacaaatttttcttttttttctatggaTAACAACGAGGGACAAAAATACTCAATGAGAAAGTCTTCGAGTACGgctttttcatttagctttattttcacaaatgttaGTTGTGACTTGTCGATGAAAcattatgtaataatttaaCCTTGTTGACCTCTTGTATATGTTAGGTCAGAGGGTTCCCAGTCCTCCAGAGCTACCACCCAAATCCAACACACCGAATCAAGTGAATGACTTGTACATCTGCAGAGCCATATGATTCAGCTGTGTTAAAGGAGAGTAGCTAGGACCGtagctctgtaaaaaaaaaaaaaaaaaaaaaaaaaaaaaaatctatatgtCAGAAGGACTTACCCAGTCTGTGCTGTGTGAGGAAGGATTTCCTCAGAATTCAACTCTCAAGTTGCCAGCTGCATTGTGCCGTTAATTATCATCATAGTAACATTttagtgacatttaaaaagcaatattaCAGCTGCTTTATCTGATGTACTGTACATTTTCACTTCCAGCCTGGTATGATAAGTCATGCTGATGACTTATCATACCAGTAAAACCAGTCATAATTTCACTATTTACATGCATGCTCCCAATTTTTAATTATGGATGTGCCAAGTGTTGGCGAGAACTCTGAGCTTCTGTGTGTGTTAGATTTAACTCTGTCTAATTATGTGTCAAGTGTTAATACAGTGTAGAGAGCTTGAAGACTGTGTGTATTTTAAGCTGTTTAATCCACACATCACTGTTTGAACTCCTCACTGATTTATGTGAGCACATTGCTGTGGGATGTATTCTGCTTCGTATATCTGTTTTCACTGGGAGGGGTCTCATGAAAAGGGACTCATGGCTGGGGATgattatgaaatgttttttttttattgtttcaaggTAGGGCTGAACCAATAAATCATccccaatttccttaattttgggagaacGGTGATCGCTTACATGTAAAGCCAATCTCATCAAATGATCTTATCTTCCTTAGATAAGAGGTAACGTCAGGTTCATGGTGCCTAAAATCTGAGCTGGAAAGTTGGACATCTCTTATTAATTAATGCATATATTGCAGTTGAACAAAATGCGACtctaaacaaattattttattctgcatCCTCTTCCCTGTTTCTGCCATCATCTAACTGTGCTCAGGCACATCAGCAGTGCAGAAAGGCAGAACGTTTGGTCTCTGCTGGAAAGTATGAAGAGGCCATTTCCTGCCATGGAAAAGCTGCAGGTACGGTTTTCTGGATGTGTTACTCTTAGGAACTGTAGGAATAGAAATATTTATGTGGACTGCACTGACAAATATTTGTGTGGCTATGTGGTCTTCCTAGTAATTTATTCTGTAATTACACTCATGTCAGGCAGTAGTTCCATATGTCACAGAGGCAGGCTCACATTGAATAACGATGAAAACAGGTCACATCCTTATTCTCTCATTCTATTTCTGTGACGCTTCAGTAATTTACTAATAAGCAAAATCTCTTTTTCAAATGATTGACTTTATTGatgttaatttaaattattgggTTGTATGTAATTTCTGCTCTCTTATGAATGAGCTCCACTCAGCATGCTATTGAACTTCTCTTAATGATCTTCACACAGCTCATCATTCTGATTCTTTCTGTATAGCTTCTTCATCGCTCACTTTGTTGCATCCCCATAGATCTGCTACTGCCTCTAGTGGTATGGGGTGGCTAACATAAAGACTTGACTGAGGATACTACATGTCATTTCcatgtctctctgtctcttagATCTTCTCACAGAAGCAATGAAGTTAACAGAGTGTGAGCAGGTGAGAATCTGTTATTCCTCTCAGTAGTTGTACTAAGTTCTCATCCAGCACTGATTCTTGTTCCTGTAATAGCtacttttttctcctccattagCTCATTGTGCAGCGATTACATGAGTTTGAGTGACAGCACTAagtcccgcctcctggctctggtgcatttcttcagacagcaatagtagctcagttaggaggtggaggagatccaTGTTTTTACTAATAATTTGTCTTATATTATACCGTCACAACAGGgtttgaataaatatgaaaagaatatatttttataaaagttacatactgcattGAACTTGTGATTAGAAATAAAGATGTACCATAgctgtgtattttctttttcagctgaGTGTTAGAAGTCATTGCTAGCATAGGGTAGCTAGCTTCATGGCTGATATTGGTGTTCTGCTTCTGTAGGCCCATCTGTCCATGGAGCTGCAGAGAGATAGCCATATCAAACAGCAGCGGCTGATTCAAGAACGCTGGAAGAGAGAAACTCGACGTGAGGCAACCAGGGCGCGACCCGGAGCCGGGCCAGGCCccctaacccaaacccagcCGTCAGGCCAGCCCCCGGCTGCTAGCGCTGCCAGGCTCTCTGCTGAAGCAGGCGGAGGAGTCGGTGAGCGAGAGTACGACACCCTGCTTTACCAGTTCCAGACTCGGCAGGCTGAAGCCTGCCAGCGTTTCACTTCACCGTGCCCTGGCTCCAAAACCACCAAGGATGATAAAACCCgcctggaggagcagcagaccACCATCGACGACCTGCGGCGCCTGGTCGACCATCTGATGAACGATAACCAGCGGCTGTCGGCCGAGAACAAGCGGCTACGTTTGGAAAACGCCCGGCTGCAGTCTGAGGCCGCAGACTTTGGGGAGCGTTCTGAGCTCTGGGTGCTCCCTCATGCAGCGGGTGCCATGGGAACAGGAAGCGGGCAGGAAGGGAAGAACAGTGGGAAAAGCAAGGAGATCGCTATCCCTCAGCTGCCACCATTGGAGATGCCGGCTCAGGAAGATCTGTGTCTGGATGACCTACCGCCCCTGGAGCTGCCTGAAGACATTAAGAACGAACTGCAGGAGATTCTGGACATCGACAAACTGGGATGAAACAATACTGAgccacacatacacaccaccatcttcatcatcaaaCTACTAGCCCTCATGTCAGATTTGGGTCACTGACAGCTGGGTTCATCTGGGTTAAACCTAAAGTACAGACATGTCTGCTGTCTGCACTGTCAGGACAGGAGTGTCTCCTGGAGACTCACCACAATGATACCTTACCCAGGCTCTGTTATTCACTCCTGTTCAGAGATAACACCATGCCTTGGCCTTTGTGACACTAAGAACAAAGTGTTTCATAGCAGGACATCAGGTGAGGAACAGAAAGCTGCATGTAGAAATGATCTGCAGCAAGAGTTCAGGTCATCTGGCTGTTACCATGGAGAATGCAGTCAACAACATTATATTACCTTTATGTTCCCCTCCATCCTTCTGCATGGTTGTGAATGAATGAGCCCTGCCCCTCCCACAACATATTTGATTACTATCCATATTTCTGCACACAAATAAAGATGCAGTGAGAATCAGCTGCAGGTGAGCACATTACTGCTGCTGTCTGAGAATCATGGCTGCAGATTTCTACCACTGTAGCAGACagaaattaaaaggttttaattttatgtgtGTGGTGTGATTTTTATCTCTTAAGCATTACAACATAATCTCTGATCTGCTTATGCCATGACAGAGTGTGTTATCAGATGCCGGCCTTTAAAATTATTGCAGTGTTCATGTAACATGGTGCCATCACTCAGATGTTTCCACATTCACTCTCGGGGTCTAATAGTTGAAACAATGTCTTTGCATTTTGGTTCTAAACTTAGTTCTTATCTCCTGTTAAATTTCCTAACATGATGTGGCTTTGCATTGTTCAGCCACCAAAACCTAAAGCTATAAACAGCATGTGGCACATTGTTCATACCTACAGATGGGTAAATACAGATGGAAGGGAAAAATGGAGGACTTTGCTCCACTGACTTAAGTGAAAGTTTCATGTACACTGAGGAACATCAGAGACATCTCCCCTGTCCAGACACGTCAGCTGAAGTCTGTGGCCATGGTGACCATTACATGGAACAGAAAGGGGGAAGTTTGCACCCCAGAACTCACCAGCCCAGATGGGTAGTGCagaggcagcatcatgttgttttaTTGCAGGAGGGACCGGTTCACTTTAGAAATCTattttatgtggaaatattgatgCAACATCTCAAGAATTAGCCAGGAAGTTGAACCTTGAACCCAAATGGGCCTTCCAGTGTCTCTGAACCACTAAATTAGTTCCAAAGTAGCTTAtggacaaaaaaatttattcaaaaatattttctaattctagaggtaaaattaaattgaactaATATCACAGTTTTCTTCACTTATTGATGCTGATGGCTGTCAGCAGGAAGGATGTCCTCTAGCAGTTTGTATTACAGCAACTCTGGAGACACTGACAGGCTCATGATGAGGATGCTTGAGGTTGTCTATaattatctctttttttatttttctaaagaatCCTTCATGAACCATCATTTCCAGAGGTTCCAGTCATTCCCAGATCAAAACCATATCAGTCTTCTTTATCAGGTTGTGACTCCAGTTAACTCAGAAGGGTTTTTACAAACCTATCAGTTTGTAGAAAAGGTTTGACCCATGTCATAGAGTTTAAAAGATAGTTATTCCTGATATATAAACCTCTGAACCTCTGTAACTCTCTACTTACAAGagagttacataaaaaaaataacaacttaaaaaaattaaagctttttgtcATTAAGTAAATACAAATTCTAACCGGCCTGAAACGAGAAGTTTGGTTTGATTCAATGAAAAAACGTCTGACCTCTGGTTCATTATGAACCACAGGTCACATCTGTAAACTCAATGCCACCTGAATGAGTGACGGTAGTTTAGATCAAATGTTTGTGTAGCTTGCTTCAGTAGATGCACTAACCAAAAAataccagcagggggagctcaGGTGTTTTTTGGACATTATTTCAGCAAAACGGAAAGTTCTGGAGATGTTCAGACACGCAATCGACTCTACTCTGTTTATGTGTAATGACAATGCAGTTGAAAGTAGATATTTATATAACCAACGTTATGTTTTCAACATCTGACAAATAATCAAAccaaacttttcctgttttacatcCACTTGCACTACGAACATTTCTAATTGCTAATTACCAGAATCAGaagttttaagaaattttgAAACTCAAGTTTCCTTCTGAACATTTCCTCAGTGTTTGGTAGAACTACCTAATACACTGTCTTGCATGGCTCAACATCTGGGGTTTTACTTCCACAAACATTGGTTTGGTCCGTTTCAGTAGTTTGGATGTTTGGTCTACTTACATTTTCTCATGACGCCATACAAGGAAGCTGTGGTTTAGAAGTCCTGAatggatgtttttattgcagtaattttGGGTGACGggtaaaacaaagaaacaacaatgtCTTTAGAGcataaaagacaataaaagctgcattatttatttattttttttgcctttatatTGAcaggcagattttattttagtgtatttacttttcagcaaacttatcaaaacattttaaaaactgtgtcCACACAGTGCTGGTGAGCACATCGGCCTTTGGTTTAGTCAAGTATGAGCATTAAATGGACAGCAACATGTGATGATGTCCACATCATCACTTGTTGCTGCACATTTGCAGGTTGTTCATtaggatgtttaaaaaaaacactggaccAGAGAAATGCTGAGCTCCACAGGAAGCAGCAGTGCTGCAGCTAACATGGTTTGGTCCGTCTCCACACAGAAAACTAGATCAGACAAAATGAGATGAAAAACATCAGCACATATAAAATAATGGGAGGATATGCATGTGCAAATTATGCTGTTACAATAAAAAGCATATAAGtcacaaaaaaagtcataaaaaagcAAACCATTAACACTCAGAATAATTAAAGCTTGAAATTTACAACCATGATCTTCTCCGGGTAGATCAGTGAAAGTCAGAAAAACTAGAGAATTCCCCTTTTTGACAGAATGAAAGTGTTGGGAACCCTCCAACACAGCTGGCTTCCTGTCCGTCAGGGGCCAGCAGGTTcccacttcctgttctgagcCCATGACTCAGCTGCTGCCACGACTGACGGAGGAAAAGCagctgaaagcagcagcagagtcagACATGCTCCTCATGTCTACACCGAAACTAAAAGCATCGCTCTGCTTCAGCAAATGGTTcgaaaacagcattttaaatgatccaacagagaaacagaaaatggtcCACATGAGATCAAACCTAACAAGTCACGCACAAGGAGGTCCATCAACCAGAAGAAGGTTTCAGttgatgaaaataatattttattctgattatgGAGTCAGATATTTTGGAAAGCAGAAGCATAAAATTAATACTAAAGCTATTAGCAACATTTGAAATCCCCAAGCCACAGTGGTACCACGATATTCATATGAAATGAAAGAGCAGATGATGAGGAATGTGTCTAAAAAATAGAAGACAAAATATTTCCCACTCCTATAAAAACCCATCAGTCCCAGTGAGAGACGACAGACAGACCATAATACCCCTGGACAACATTCTCAGGGGGaacactctgagctgcaggtaaTAAATATGTCAGCAGATTGGTCATCACGGAGAGTCCAGCAGAGTGAAACGTCAGAGTGGGAAAACAAGATGACAGCATCATCCACCAATTAGCAGGCAGCTCTGCAGGGTCTCATGACGCGCCGTAGTTAACGGAGCTCAGCGCCGGCCTCTTCTTGCCTTTGATCTTCAGTGATCCATAACGAAGCTGCTGGAGACAGAAGACACAATGAGTGCAGCAGGATCAGCTCCCTGGAGGGTGTTACTGCTGAGAAACGTTCAGCTCAGCATCTTTAGCACAGGTGGAGTTGTGACAGCATTTGGAAACTCACAATTAGTTAGGAAAAATGCAGGGACTGTCTGGTTTTAGCAATAGATTAGTTTCAGTGGGAAGCATGCAGTCATCACTCTGTATTAGCCTCTCATACAGGAAACTACAACTAAGAATGTTCCAGTTGAAGCTTAAAGTTAGAAgttcagctgcagcaacaaaGATCTGAGAATGTTCAGGAACTCAGTTAAAGGGTCTATCAGTGGTTGTTAAATCGTCTGGACTTGCCTGGAAgcctctgatttttttttggatttttttttttgacatatttaaatAGTGTGTAAATGTCCACATGCAGAAGCCAAACAAATGCCCTGTCTGTCCCTCCAGGAgtgtatttttgatattttcccGGTCAGCTGGGTCAGGTGGTCACTTACATCTTTGCGGACTCTGGATCTTGTGATCTTGGCGCTCTGGGAACGCCTCAGTCCTTTCTGACTGACGGCCTCATCTTCAGAGAACGTTGGCTCGGCCTCTTCATCAGACCCATCCTCCTGCTCATAGTAGTActctgaagaaacaaaagacacacacacacacacacacacacaaggtaATCAATGAAACCATGTGATTGTGTGTGAAGCTTCCATATGTTAGGTTCCCTTCCAACCCGAATGTGtgttcatgtttgtgtgtgtttgtgttgccagTGTGTGTTAAAGGAGTGAGAGTGCAGCTGAGCTCAGCAGAACCCTCATATTTCTGCTAGAGCACACACacttaatcagattaatcatgatgaatcagTTATCATAGAAATcaccaactaatttagtaacagACTGATTGTTAACTGGAGTGTACGAACACCAAAATGGCCGTTGGCTGAAAAACAACTTACTTAGAgcaataattaagccaaaactgtataaaatagAAATGCTTTGTGCATTTAAGACAATAAGAACCTTCTTTGTCTCTGTATGCTCTAGCCAAACTTCTCAAATAGCATCGCTTtggcttcacctggttcaaggGGTAAAAAAACACCTCATGAGCAAGACGAGTCCATCCATACGGCCAAAACACATTACTTCTGTTTGTGGTAAAGGGTGACACAAACTGTGATTAAAGTCAGAAGAATGGAGACAAATTTCACATTAGCTGCAATTATGCAATTATTTTTGAGTCAGAAGCTCAGACTTCCTGCTCTAAGCTTCACCAATAAACCAAAGgactgaaatgaaagaaaaaggtcaTCTTTACTGCCATCTTGTGGTAGACTGgctgtttaataaaacacataaacaagtCCAGTTTGAGAACtttaaagaatattaaaatagtaaaaactaATATTCATAGTGAAGCAGATCCAACTCAGAGCTTTATCTGTTCTGAATTCTGTATCAACACGAAGCTTAGCTGAACACAGAGTGACCCCACCCTGCCTGGCCCCGCCCCTCTGCCCGTCCCCATCCAACAGGACCAACAGGACCTTCTGACTCAGCGGCTCCGCGCTCCAACCCACTCCACCTGGAAACAATGGCTTCCTTGCTGCTGCTTCCTGACCTCTGATCCCAACAGCTGTTTTACCAGGGATTTCCTGGTTTTGTTGCAAGTTGTgtgctttctgtttgttttgggtcTTCGGTCCTGCTGTTGCCACATAAGATCTAGGGTCGTCTCTCCACTTGATCCAAGGAAACAGACAGGAACCAATTAGAAGAGATGTAATGGGACCAAACTTCAAGAAACACCAAACAACTGactgaataaagaaaatacagcacTTCCCCTCAACTGTTCTCCATGTTCTCTactgatgggaaaaaaaaccctacttttttttatcaacttcaGAGCTGATGCTCCTCCCTCCACAGACCAATGAAACGAGGTCTCACTGCGGCTAGCTGCAGATACTCTGCTGTTCATCCCAGACCTTCCAGTCGACTCAGAGCTCATCTGTTCAGAGTCctgtcacttttaaaaaaagcttctgTTTCAAACTCTATCAAATTTGTAAGCCGGAATCTAGAAGATGATGACATGCTGAGGAAATAATTCAACCAATCAATGATGGGCTGGACCAGAGACAATTAACCCAGCAGAACTCTGAAGTTTGACTCCCAACCTCTGGAGTCACTTCTGTGGTAATTCTCTCCAACACCCTGAATGTGAAGGACAGAGAGAAATATCATTCCATCGACCTTCAGACAAAAACACCTGGAAGGTCAGAGATCCACAGAAAAGCAGCCCAACAATGCAAGCTTCCTCAGACACGTACCCGGCGGTGTTTCCCAGGCTACGGTTGCCTAGACGCCAGCTGTGTGCTGTCAGAACTCAAAGCTGTTGATGGAAAGATAAATCAATTCCAATCTTTTATATCTACTGCAACGCCACTAATTACCAACATGTGTGTTCACAGGAGAGGATGTTAGAATGATTCACACAGATGCACCCCACTGTAGGTTTCCATGGCAACTCACTGGCAGGTCTGTAACTTCAGCAACAGAGCTGTGAGCCAGGAGTAAATAAGTGCAACAAGAATATTTGTTGATGTAATTCATTCCACCTGTACTCCATGTATCTGGCCGCTAGAGGGAGCTGTAGAGCAGATGAGGTAACCCAAGGCTCTGGCTGCTTGTGCTGAATACATGATGCCTCCATGTTCACCCCATCACTCCTCCTGCATCCATCCTTGAAATCTCTTTTCTCCTCATACGTATTCCTCAGCAGCTCTGTCTTTTTGAGCTCCACtcagagagagtgtgtgtgtgttcgtatgtgtgcgcgtgtgtgtatTAAAAAGACAAGCATAGGAGGAACAGTGAGTATGTGTTTGACATTCTGCTGGCATCCCCACTCCACCTCATCTCATCTCATCCCCTCTGTCTGCTGGGAAGtcatctcacacacactctttcACACACAGCTGCTGAGTGCTTTCATTGAAATGCCAGCCAACCTGCAGGGAAGGAGGACGGCGAGGAAAAACAGCACACAGAGAAAATCAGTCCAAACAGCAGTGGACAAAGTGCAGTGATGACAGGCTGCCTGGATCTGTTTCTGATGCAGCCAGGAGGCGACCTGACGATTAGCAATGCAAAGAATGGGAACAGGAAGTAGCCGTTACCCCCGGAAACCAAGCCATACCTTAGCCATGATCAGATCAATTCTTCAGTTTAGTTTCTGGAGCCCACTGTGAATATTTATATGATCTGTGTTCATTGTGAGAACATCACAGCTGTGATCAGTCCTAAAACATTAAAGACCAAGGTCAGACCACAACTACTCCACTAAGTATATACAACGTTAGTAAACATTTTGGGTAATTTCTCCATTGCATAATATAGAACAGCTGTTGTTGTTTACTTCAAAGGGAGAAGGTAGATTACAAAATATCACTGAGTTAGCCACAGATGCTAGTTTTCATCTATCGTCCCTCAGGGTCCCATTGatataaatacaatatattaTAGCACAGTTACAGGTAAGCTAACAAGCCTCTTCCATAAAAAAGACAAGAcgactaataataataatactaataataaatattaagattgttcgctttttctctttttgtattGGTAGCAGCCAGAGGAAGGACTAGAGGAAGCTtcatgaaaagaagaaaataattagtttttatttttgtggttaTGCCTtcagaaactttgatttttctgtGTCTCACATGTGGTCCGTGTTCAGATCCTGTGGTCAGGAGTTTGGATTTCAACATCACAGGCTCTGATCAAAGAGAGTATTTATGACCGACTCGTTCTGGGACAGAGGGAAACATTTCTCTGGACGTTCTCCTGGACGTTCAGAGTAGTGCTGATGTGGACACATTCTGTGCAGCTGAAACTCACCAGAACTCCTGATCAGAGGGAACcgttgtgggtttgattccagcttcctcctgccataGGTTATTGTGCCACTGAGCAAGGCTCTTAACCTCTAGTTGCCTACCAATGTGTCGgtgcatgaatgtgtgtgtgtgtgtgtgtgtgtgtgtgttttgtgtgtatataagtctgaatgaatattttggTGAGGATTGGCTGGAGGCTCCAGAAATGCATGATAGTCACGACAA contains:
- the nrbf2b gene encoding nuclear receptor-binding factor 2b, whose product is MTLPETQRHSTCRVNHRRSDTMEVVDSPLNLAHQQCRKAERLVSAGKYEEAISCHGKAADLLTEAMKLTECEQAHLSMELQRDSHIKQQRLIQERWKRETRREATRARPGAGPGPLTQTQPSGQPPAASAARLSAEAGGGVGEREYDTLLYQFQTRQAEACQRFTSPCPGSKTTKDDKTRLEEQQTTIDDLRRLVDHLMNDNQRLSAENKRLRLENARLQSEAADFGERSELWVLPHAAGAMGTGSGQEGKNSGKSKEIAIPQLPPLEMPAQEDLCLDDLPPLELPEDIKNELQEILDIDKLG